In Fimbriimonadaceae bacterium, the genomic window CGCAAGCATTTGCGCTGCTGTACGTGGCGCCGGCGACACTGATTTATGCAGTGTTTGTGGTCTGGCCATTGCTTCAATCGTTCGTCCTCTCGTTCTTTAGGTTCCGTGGCGTGTCCTCGCAGCGGACGTTCGTAGGCTTCGACAACTTTCGGCAACTGTGGTCGGACGCCGCATTCTGGCAGTCGCTTCGAAACAGCTTTTGGCTGTTCGTGATTGCGGGATCCGTGCTGTTGTCCGCTGGCGTCGCCCTCGCGCATGTGATGCAAGGGAAGGGCAGGCTAACGACCGCGATCCGAGGAATCTACCTGTTTCCCCAGGTGGTTTCAATGGTCGTCGTCGCCACGCTCTGGATGTTCCTCTACAAGCCCAACGACGGTTTGGTGGATTCCGGATTGAGGGCGGTAGGGGTGAAAGGCCCGGCCTTGGGCTGGCTCGGCGATCCAGCTCTTGCTCTGCCGGCGGTGGCGGTTGCCTTCATCTGGTACGCGCTCGGGTTCTACGTCATGCTCTTTTCCGCCGGCCTCAAGCAGATACCTGACGAGCTTAACGAAGCGGCCGAACTGGATGGAGCGATCGGTTGGAGCAAGTTCTGGCGCCTTACCTGGCCGATGCTCTGGTCGGTCAAGCGGGTCGCGGTGGTCTACATTCTCACCAACGTCATCAATATTTTCGCGCTGGTCTTCCTTTTGACGCAGGGTGGTCCCGATCGCCGCACCGAGGTCATGCTGACCTACCTTTACGAACAGGCGTTCCGAAACTCCCAATTTGGGTACGCCACGGCAATGGCCGTGGTCAACTTCCTGGTCGCAATGGCCGTTAGCGGCCTGGTCCTCTGGTGGTTTCGTCGCAACCCGGAGGTCTCGCGCGCTTGAGAAAAGCCATTCTGTCGATCGTGGTGGTTGCGTTTGGCCTCTCGATTCTCCTGCCGTTGGCTTGGGTGTTCCTGTCCTCGGTAAAGCCGGGCTCCGAGATATTTGCCAATCCATGGGCACCACCCGAGAAGTTGGTTTGGGAGAACTATTCCAGTGCGTGGAAAGAGGCAGGGATTGGGCGCTACTTTGTCAACTCGCTCCTGGTAACGATAGGGACCCTGGCCATTCTCATACCAATCGGGGCGATGGCTGCCTACGCCTTTGCAAAGTTCAAATTCTTTGGGTCCAAGTTCCTTTTTGGCACGTTTCTGGGAGGCTTGATGTTTCCCAACTTCCTGGTGATCGTCCCCTTGTTTTTCGTCGTGCGGAATCTAGGGCTTTTTGACACCAAAACTGGACTTATCTTGGTCTACGTGGCCTACTCGTTATCGTTTACGATTTTCGTGCTAACTGGGTTCTTTCAGAACCTGCCGAACGAACTTGGCGAGGCGGCAATGATCGACGGCTGTGGCGAACATCGCGTCTTCTGGCGAATCATGTTGCCGCTCGCAAAGCCGGGGATCGTCGTGGTAGCCATATTTAATGCGATCGGCCTCTGGAACGAGTATGGTTTGGCGCTCGTCCTCACCAGCGACGAAAGCAACCGCACGCTGCCGCTGGGTATTGCGAACCTGGTGATGACCCAGCATTACCAAAGCGACTGGGGAACCCTATTCGCCGGTCTGGTCATTGTCATGCTGCCGGTGATGATTGTTTACTGGTTCTTCCGCGATAAGATCCACGAAACCATGCTCGCGGGCGCCGTCAAGGGATAGGCCGCTTGAGGTGGTGGTCAGTCTCTCGCTGGAAGGTTCTGGCAAGCTGGTAACTGGTTCCCTCACCGTACGCGGGCCCAATGAACTGCCCACCTAGCGGGGCGCCATTCTCAAAGCCGATGGGGAGGGCCACGGTGGGCCAACCCAGTAGGTTGGCGGGTCCACCGTCTCCTCCCATATTCCGGAACGTCTCCGAGAACGGCTTGTCGATTGCCGGAGCGGCGTGATAGAAGACCGGGGTGAAGATGGCGTCGCATTTGTCCCAGATCGCGTTGGCTTTGAGGGCCTCAACCCGCAACCGCATGGCCCAAAGATAGTCGACCGCCTTGGTGTCGAGCGAAGCCGCGAATCCGGCCACTTGATTAATGTCCGCGAGATGCTTCAGGCGATCACTTCGGATGAAGTGCTCGTGGGCGCTGGCCCCTTCTGCATCGACGATGATGCCGACCGCCAGACCATAGGGCATGCTCGGATAGGACACGTCAACCGTTTCCCAGCCCAGTTTCTTGAAGACGGCAAGTGCATCTTGATAGGCTTTTTCGCATGCGCTTGCCTGGGCGCCCGAGAAATTCTCCTTCAGAAGGCCGATTCTCGGCTTCTTTGCGGCCATCCTGAGGTCGAGCCGCTCGGTCAACGTGCTCGGATCCTTCGGATCGTGACCGGCAATGACCTTTAGCACCTCCGCACAATCCTCGGCTGATCGTCCGATTGGGCCAATCTTATCAAGGGTCCAGCACAGAGCCATTGCACCGTGGCGGGAGACCCTGCCGTAAGTTGCCCGGAAGCCGGTTGCCCCGTTGAAGGCACTGGGACACGTGATACTGCCGCTTGTTTCACTGCCAAGCGAGTACGGCACACAGCCAAGCGCCGTTGCCGAGCCCGAACCGCTGCTCGATCCGCCTGCCCATCGCTGTTTGTCCCAAGCACAAGCCGTCGCGCCAACGTCACTGGCATGAGCAACATCATAGTTGCCACCACCGGCCAATTCGATCATCGCCAGCTTGGCGACGAGCACGCTACCTGCCTTTTGCAGTCGCTCCACTGCAGTTGCATCGTAGTCAAAAACCTGGTCGGCATGGCCGGGACTGCCCCATCTGGTCGGAATGCCCTTCGTAGCCAGCAGGTCTTTGACACCAAACGGAATGCCGTCCAAGGGTCCGAGCTTCTTGCCGGCCGACAATCGGGCATCAGCTGCCTTCGCTTGCTGGCGGGCCAGATCGGGCGTCAGCTGTATCGCAACCCGGTAGTCCTTGCCAACCGAGCCCAAACGCTGCATAAAGTGGTCCGTCAGTTCGGAGGAGGAGACTTCTCGGCGATCGAGCTTCGAACGTAGCTGGGCGATCGACGAATAGTGGAGGGCGTCACTCACGCCTTCCCCCCAGGCTTTGCAGGCCGGTAAACCGTACAAGGCTCGCTGTTTTCAGGAAGTTTGGTTCGTAGCCGAGCGGCGGAGGCGCCTTCGTTTCCCCGCACTTGACGCTTCATGATCTCCAAAGCCTGCCCATCCAGCGGTGTCGCCAGTAGCTTCTGGATTCGCTCGACCGTATTGGCCACATCGGGAGCCGATTGTGGTCGCTGAGATGGGAGCAAGTTGAGCCCCGCCACGCCTGCAGCGGAGGCCTTTAGAAAGTCCCGGCGAGAGCCCTTACCTGACATAAGACCCAGTTTGCCTCGTATCAGGGCTCGTTCGCTGTGCAACCTGAAAGATGAGCTTGTAAGGTAAGGAGTCTAAGGCTCGGGGGTCTTCCGGTCTGGTTCGAGGAAGGGGCCCTTGACTTGTTTCAAGGGTGGCGAGTCTGCCATAATTCGACTTGCCGCTATGAACGCTACGCCCTCCATTGCGCCTGCCCGAACCCCCTACCCGGGGCCGATTTCCAGCCGGATGCTCAAGGAGATGGAAGGCTATGTCGTTGCCAAGAACCAACCGTTCGTTGTGGATTTGGCACGGTCGCAAGGCATGTACCTCGCTACTGTGGATGGGCAGCGGCTATTCGACTGGGCAGGTTATTACGGGAGCAAGCTCATTGGTCACAACCACCCCGGTCTCTATGAAGGGGACTACCCTTGCCGCCTCCTGACGGCCGCAAACAACAAGACCGCCAATCCTGACTTTCTAACTCCCCAGTGCCTGGCCTATTATCGTCTCCTTCACGAAATTGGCCCCGAGTGCATGCGTAACCGGAATCTCGAGGTGTATACGGTTAACTCCGGTGCGGAAGCGGTCGAGAACATGATGAAGTACTTGGTCGCTCGGTTCAACGGCCGGCGGCTGGCCGAAGGGAAGCCGATTACCAATCGCCGGTTTCTGTACTTCGACAAGGCATTCCACGGACGCACCGTCTTCGCGTTGGGCGTAACGCAGACCATCGACACGGTGGCAACCAAGGACTTCCACGGCCTGACGGTTGGCGGCAACATCAAACTGCCATTCCCATCCTTCGATAGCGATGCGCCCCACGCCGATAATCTTCGGAGCGCGCTGCGAGCACTGGAACAGGTGGAGTCAGCCCTTGCCCTCATGAGTGACGAGATCGTCGGCATCATCGTCGAGCCGATCCAGGGAGCCGGGGGGCACCGCGTCGCCTTGCCCGAGTTCTTTCGGGGCTTGTCGGAGTTGGCGCACCGGTATGGCGTTGATTTAGGATTCGATGAGGTTCAAACGGGGGGCGGATCCACGGGAAAGATGTGGGCGGCGGACCAGTTCGATTTGCCCCATCCACCGGCAGCCATTGCGAGCGGCAAGAAGCTCGGAAATGGCGTCCTCTACATGGTCTCTCCGCTGGATGATATCGGCGTATTGGATTCCACGTGGGGCGGCAGCCTCGTGGACATGGTGCGTGTGGTGCGGGAAATGGAGATCGTGTTCGAAGAAAAGCTGATCGAACACGCCGTCACCAAAGGCGAACGACTGGCGGCAGGATTGAAGCGGGTCATAGCGAAGCACCTCATCGCCGGGAACGTCCGAGGGATGGGAATCTATCAAGGCTTCTCGCTCGACAGCCCGGCTAGAAAAGCCGAGCTCATTAGGATCGCTCGCGAGGAGTTCGATACCTTGCTCCTCGGCGCGGGAAACAGATCGATCAGAACCCGGCCGAACCTCTCAGTCACTGAGGCGGAGATCGATCGCTTCCTGGAAATTATCGACCTTTCCTTAGCCCGCGCCGCGTGAATCCTGGATGGCAACAATCGACGTCCGGGTGACCCCACGCTCAAGCAGTAACCGGGTTCTCATCGATGAGAACGGACTCGTCAGGGTTTACGTGGTAGCTCCTCCCGTCGATGGGCAAGCCAACCTTGCGGTCGAAGAGCTGGTGGCCAAGCGGCTGGGGATAAGCAAGTCTAGGGTCATTGTCAGCAAGGGCCAGGCGTCACGAAACAAGACCCTCTCCATCGATAGCTTAACGCTTCAAGAAGTGCTTGACCGCCTGGCCGATCAGGGCAAGCTTCTATAGTCCCCGCAATATTTCTCTTCTCCAGTCGCATTTATGCCCATGTATCGCCTGGATAACCTGAACACTTGCCGAGGCGCCGAAATTTCATATGCCAAGCCCAGAAAAACCTGTTGTATAAAAGTTGTTGGAGAGGGGTGTCGGTTCGCAAAAACGGGCATTCCATATCACATTTCGTAAGGAGTACAAATGAATATTCGAGCCCTTTCGTGGGTGGCCCTGGCTGCATTTGGGGTGCCGGCCTCCGCTCAGCTTTCTTCGATCGGACACAGTGGAGGCCCAACGGCTCCTGAGTTCGTAGCGAACGAGGTTCTCGTCAAGTTCCGCGCCGGTCGCGAGGCGATCGGTCGCTTGGTTTCCACCTCTTTTGGTGGCCAAGTCGTCGAGGAGCTTGCCGATCTTAAGGTCCATCGTATCCAGCTTGCAGAAGGTACTGGCGTCATGGAGGCCGTGGCGTTTCTGGGCAGCCGACCTGAGGTTGAGTTTGCCGAGCCGAATTACATCGCCAGAGCCAGTCTCACTCCCAACGACACGTACTATGCGGGCTACCAGTGGAACATGCCCAAGATCCAAGCGAATTTGGCCTGGGACTACACGCAAGGCTCATCCAACGTTGTGATCGCCATTATCGATACCGGCGTTCAAAGCAATCATCCCGATCTTTCCGGAAAGGTGACCGCTGGCTACAACTATGTCAGCAACAACACGAACGCCAACGATGACAACGGGCACGGCACGCACTGCGCTGGAATCGCCGCTGCCAAGACGAATAACGCGACCGGTGTTGCCGGCGTCGGCTTTAATTGCCGGATCATGCCGGTGAAGGTCTTGAACAGTCAAGGTTCCGGAAGCTTTTCCGCTATTGCCAACGGCATTAATTTCGCCCGAACCAACGGCGCCAAAGTTCTCTCCCTGAGTCTCGGGGGAACCAGTGGCAGCAGCACGCTCAGCACGGCGATCACCAACGCTTGGAACAGCGGATGTGTTATCGTCGCGGCCGCTGGCAATAGTGGCAACACGACGCCAAACTATCCAGCCTATTACAGCAGCTGTATAGCCGTCGGTTCGACGACGAGCACCGATACCCGATCGAGCTTCAGCAACTATGGCGCGAGCTGGGTCGATGTCGCCGCTCCCGGCAGCAGCATCGCCAGCACCTATCGAAACAGCCAGTACGTCATCATGAGCGGCACCTCGATGTCGACTCCGCATGTGGCCGGATTGGCAGGGCTTTTGTACAGCTACCTCGGCACAGGTACTTCGAATAGTACGATTCGATCCCGCATTGAAAACAACTGCGACAACGTGGGGACGTGGGTCGCAAAGG contains:
- the lat gene encoding putative L-lysine-epsilon aminotransferase, with the protein product MNATPSIAPARTPYPGPISSRMLKEMEGYVVAKNQPFVVDLARSQGMYLATVDGQRLFDWAGYYGSKLIGHNHPGLYEGDYPCRLLTAANNKTANPDFLTPQCLAYYRLLHEIGPECMRNRNLEVYTVNSGAEAVENMMKYLVARFNGRRLAEGKPITNRRFLYFDKAFHGRTVFALGVTQTIDTVATKDFHGLTVGGNIKLPFPSFDSDAPHADNLRSALRALEQVESALALMSDEIVGIIVEPIQGAGGHRVALPEFFRGLSELAHRYGVDLGFDEVQTGGGSTGKMWAADQFDLPHPPAAIASGKKLGNGVLYMVSPLDDIGVLDSTWGGSLVDMVRVVREMEIVFEEKLIEHAVTKGERLAAGLKRVIAKHLIAGNVRGMGIYQGFSLDSPARKAELIRIAREEFDTLLLGAGNRSIRTRPNLSVTEAEIDRFLEIIDLSLARAA
- a CDS encoding Thermophilic serine proteinase, which translates into the protein MNIRALSWVALAAFGVPASAQLSSIGHSGGPTAPEFVANEVLVKFRAGREAIGRLVSTSFGGQVVEELADLKVHRIQLAEGTGVMEAVAFLGSRPEVEFAEPNYIARASLTPNDTYYAGYQWNMPKIQANLAWDYTQGSSNVVIAIIDTGVQSNHPDLSGKVTAGYNYVSNNTNANDDNGHGTHCAGIAAAKTNNATGVAGVGFNCRIMPVKVLNSQGSGSFSAIANGINFARTNGAKVLSLSLGGTSGSSTLSTAITNAWNSGCVIVAAAGNSGNTTPNYPAYYSSCIAVGSTTSTDTRSSFSNYGASWVDVAAPGSSIASTYRNSQYVIMSGTSMSTPHVAGLAGLLYSYLGTGTSNSTIRSRIENNCDNVGTWVAKGRINCRRAITNGP
- the lacF_2 gene encoding Lactose transport system permease protein LacF; protein product: MQFRVKRRSQAFALLYVAPATLIYAVFVVWPLLQSFVLSFFRFRGVSSQRTFVGFDNFRQLWSDAAFWQSLRNSFWLFVIAGSVLLSAGVALAHVMQGKGRLTTAIRGIYLFPQVVSMVVVATLWMFLYKPNDGLVDSGLRAVGVKGPALGWLGDPALALPAVAVAFIWYALGFYVMLFSAGLKQIPDELNEAAELDGAIGWSKFWRLTWPMLWSVKRVAVVYILTNVINIFALVFLLTQGGPDRRTEVMLTYLYEQAFRNSQFGYATAMAVVNFLVAMAVSGLVLWWFRRNPEVSRA
- the sugB gene encoding Trehalose transport system permease protein SugB translates to MRKAILSIVVVAFGLSILLPLAWVFLSSVKPGSEIFANPWAPPEKLVWENYSSAWKEAGIGRYFVNSLLVTIGTLAILIPIGAMAAYAFAKFKFFGSKFLFGTFLGGLMFPNFLVIVPLFFVVRNLGLFDTKTGLILVYVAYSLSFTIFVLTGFFQNLPNELGEAAMIDGCGEHRVFWRIMLPLAKPGIVVVAIFNAIGLWNEYGLALVLTSDESNRTLPLGIANLVMTQHYQSDWGTLFAGLVIVMLPVMIVYWFFRDKIHETMLAGAVKG
- the gatA_2 gene encoding Glutamyl-tRNA(Gln) amidotransferase subunit A; protein product: MQRLGSVGKDYRVAIQLTPDLARQQAKAADARLSAGKKLGPLDGIPFGVKDLLATKGIPTRWGSPGHADQVFDYDATAVERLQKAGSVLVAKLAMIELAGGGNYDVAHASDVGATACAWDKQRWAGGSSSGSGSATALGCVPYSLGSETSGSITCPSAFNGATGFRATYGRVSRHGAMALCWTLDKIGPIGRSAEDCAEVLKVIAGHDPKDPSTLTERLDLRMAAKKPRIGLLKENFSGAQASACEKAYQDALAVFKKLGWETVDVSYPSMPYGLAVGIIVDAEGASAHEHFIRSDRLKHLADINQVAGFAASLDTKAVDYLWAMRLRVEALKANAIWDKCDAIFTPVFYHAAPAIDKPFSETFRNMGGDGGPANLLGWPTVALPIGFENGAPLGGQFIGPAYGEGTSYQLARTFQRETDHHLKRPIP